gccttacgatcaattttcctagagaacatgcaacacatgtcattttattcccttgagaaatctcctggattttcagtgaatgaccatgtgagctctCTATGATtctacgcatcattgtagtgcctggatggccaaggcgatcatgccataatgtgaactcttctgggttccattttactacaagatttgattcgatctcatcgatataagtatgatgttgtcccgaaggaagttctggaaacttttccaatatgtctTTTCTGCCACATATTTCAgaaattacatacatgtatttctttccatcctcaattgcagactgagtatcatatccgtgaagatatatgtctttaaaactcaacaaattccttttagaacttggagaatataaagcattatttatggaaaattttgttccattcggcaaagtaaagtttgctttaccagttccttcaatcacgtctgcaggaccggatattgtattgacgacaatttttgtcggttttatatcagagaaatatctcttttgtctcagaatagtgtgctttgttccactatctggtatgaatatttcacgaatccgtttcttggattttgctccattagcatgttgatccatttctgaaattgtcatattaataaaagaaaacataaaattcattcatataatgATCATAAATGGAAACACGCAATATTGATATATTAAGGTGacgttaaaaacatcattattttctGAACAAACCAATTTAGTGTTATAACTTTGACTAAACGTATTATTATCAAACAAGCATATTGGTGACACACGTGTGCATGTGCATGGTTCAATGAATATACGAGCAAATCGGTAACGCAACTAAACGTTATAAAGGTGTTTTCTGTTTGGAGTgttaaccgaaccaaaccaattaACAATAAGCGATACACATTACAGTTTgtagaattaaattaaacaaagtcGTTTTAGTagatccatcgatcgatgcgttatagcccataaacccatcgatcgatgcgttttagCAGATGTACAACCATTAGTCatggttaatatattatatgtcaTATGACTATAGTATTATAGTGCATTGCTTTAAAACATGCATATATACAATCAGAAAAATTAATATCATCGTctaaaatgactatatatatatatatatatttttagaatttcgtAATttaaaaccgtttacattaatcatacaagctataaaaaaataaatataatgtaaacaaaCATAAGGCGATGTTAATGCCAAAATATTTATCAGTGGTTCctccaacaaaaataaaatacatagccgaaaaaatataaatcgcacataaaattaaagctaaGCGACTCATCTTCATTGCGATTGAAAAACCGAAATATGgcgatttgaaaattttgagaggagatgaaatgttttggatgagtgAATGAAGTGaagaatgagttgtatttattgatgaaaatcactgttcatgaccgttggaaaaagggtaaaaatttgaaaaattttctttgtgaccgttggggttaaatcgagtgcaccgaaaatcagtctgaaaatatcgtattaaacgatcaatcaaatctattaaatttcataaaattttgataaaaataaaaattatggtgaataaatattttttgttatgataataaATTATGCGACGACTCAGCCggtcaatgcagaataataaataaattatacggcggctcggccgaccaattagcaataaacaaaatataaggtggctcagccgaccagttaacaacaaacagaaaataaaggcggctcggccgtctagttaacaacaaacagaaaataaaggcggctcgaccgtccagttaacaataaatagaatataaggcggctcggtcgaccaataaattaattaaaatattaataaataatataggcggtattccggccattataacataatataaataatagtacaggcggtataccgaccattatagcatggtatatatgatacaataaattttaccgaattgcTGAACGATCGTggtgataacgtgttatgaaataacttataatttataggatcgagaaatttaaataagagtagaatttaatactcgtaggaagcaaataacactaatataaaggagatagtttattataaagaagaagaagaagatgtaatagttctttgattataaactcttgttcttgttttgtttttggtgtatagtgagatgagtgatggtatttatagtgaacaacaatacataaaataacaaaaatggtgtttgatttggtaaatgagtgggtgatcatagtgcttgatgatgagtagatgatcatagtgcttgagttggtaaaacAGCGGAGAATTATTTAAAAGTTTATATTATAACATAGACAACATTTTTCAAAGTTacaataattaatagtattagTATTAATCGATAAGAACCGTAAATAACATCTGACTAATTAAAAAggataaaagaaaaattcacaCTTATGATTTTGTTTCCCATGGTAaagaaaccaagaaaaaaaaagagagttttacTAATATATGTAGTAAAACTATTTAATCATTCACTTTTAGCATTTATTCGCTGACAACCCGATAAGATTATTCTCCAGATTGTAAGTGATACGTGTCCCTTGCTGCTGCACGTTCCCTATGATCGACAACTCAGACGACGTCGGAGCAAAAGCGAAGCAGAACGTTCCCGCGTCATCAATAGGTATCAAGTAATTCTTCGCCGGCAAATCGATCGACTTACCGCCGGTGAAATGAAACGCCACCGTCGGGACATTCACGGAGGACATAGACGAGAAGTCATAGCAAGTGTCGAACAGAGAGATGCTCGACGTCGCGTTCTTGAAATCCTTCGCGAGTTTGACAAACGCGTCGCGGAGCGCGTTATAGGCCTCCGTCTGGAGACGAGTCACGGCGGTTCCGCAGTCCAAGATCACTCCTCCGGCTCCCGCGGCGTCGACCTCGAACACCGACGAAGGGATCTCGACTTTCTCTCCGCCGACGCTGAATCCGCTGAGTCCCACGTAGTAGAAAGTGTCGATCTTTTTGTTTAGGAGAAGCGGCGCCGTCGCGTCTCCGTCGCCGATTTGGACCGAGTTGAAATCGAGGCTCGACGAGTTCCCCGAGTCGCGATCCACGAGGCAGTAAGAAAACGACGTCGCGTTGATTTGATTAGTCATCGACAAAGCTCCACCTCCTAAACCGAGTAAACCGGCTGCTCCCATGAAGAGACCCTCGTTATCGTGACCACACCCCAAAGCGACGTCGTTTACTTTACCCGAGTCGCCAAACGTCACCGTATCGGTCGCGTACTCTCCAACGGTGAAAGACCCGTCTCCGTAACTAACTTGGTAAAGACACTTGTTCGAGCGACACGTGGAGACTTCTAGAGACGCGCACTGTGGAGCTGCGCACGTTAGCGGCTTGTACGTTGAAGACTCAGCCGGGTCGAAAACTGGGTCAGATTGTTCGTAGCAGTCGGAGCAAGGCTTGCACTGGAGCCAGTTCACGTCGCTTCCGGTGTCGAGCACCATGTACATCTCCTTCGCTGGAGTTCCAACGCCAATTCTCGAGAAATACTCGCCGCTTCCTTGGCTAGCTCCGGAGACGACGGGCGTCGTCAGCTCCTCGGGGTTGTACATGGTCTCGTCGTTGTAAACGGGTTTGAGATCGGATCTGTTGACGCCCTCGACGGAGAATCTGACTTTCGCGGCGATTGCGGCGACTCGGGATGAGTCTCGCTCGAGTCGGCTCAGTACTAGGCTTTTGTAGTCTTTGTGGTGTGGTGCGAGGAGAGTGTCTCGGGAGTGAAGCTCTAGAGTGAGTGGAGAAGATGAGTTGGGAAAAAAGGGGATGGATTTGGATTCGAACTCGGGTCTGGTGGTTGTGGTGAGTGAGGAACGGGTCGGGTCGATGGAGAGGATATGTTGTGTTTGCTGGAGAGATGAGGCGACGTTGAGTACGGTCGTTTTATGTGGAGTTGATAGAGAGCGAGAGGAAGCATTGGACGCGAAGAGGAATAGAGAGAGAGTGATgacggagaggagagagaagaaTCTGGCGAGAGCCATTTTCCCGGCGGAGGTGATGAGTTAAGAGTTAAGAGTTAAGAGTTAAGTACAAGGGCAAAGAGGAAGAGATGTTTTACttataggaaaaaaagaaaggacGACTTCAGTTGACTCCCCCAGTTCCAACTATTTAATCATACACTCAAACTAAAGTAAGAGACGTTTCTTATATCACGAGAAGAACAATATAATAAGAGATCCACGTTAATCATGTTCTTAGTCAATTAAAcgttactccctccgtttcatataaAGTGTCGTTGTAGCAAAAAAAATTTCGTTCTTCgactttcaatgcaaaatttattaattttattcagacatttatttttatattggttaaaatatggttaggtgtataggtaattgtgtttctatataaaaaatatacaaaattaattgtttcattaATCTGTGTGCACAAACTCAAAACAAcacttaatataaaacatatagaGTAATAAATATTCTTTACGTTCCCGAAACTAagattttatatagtttattctTATtccacaaaaatatattttatatatttttaaagtatttttgtatatttttgagaaacATTAGTTGTGAATATTTGAACTGATTAAATTCTATTGGTGAATATTTATTAGAAagtgtattaaaaaaattaaattaaattgtaaacatttattatcccttatatactaaagcacaagttactctatcaatcaaaatataacatgtcATTCATTCACCAAATTTAAgcaaaattagttaaaaaatgacagtttaaaaaaagaaaaaagcaaCCGTATACGGTTTCTCGAAACTCACTACACTGACACTACCCATGATCTTCTTTATCAAGGTTCCTTTATTTTTCATACTCCTCTAAATATTCGATGAGCAAACAGCAGAGCAACTGAACAACTCccgattaaaaacaaaatatgagaGCCATATGCTACTTCTTTaggagcagaagaagaagagatcaaaACATAACATTTCCCTTTCAGTTTTGTGTCATATCACTGAAATGCGGGTTGCAATTATGTATTATGTGGTTTGAGTTGGTCGGATCTTGGGAGTGGTTTTCGAGACCCATGATGTGGAGTACCATTGATGGCTTCTCTAAGACTGGTACTGCTACCTTTCATGATCTATAGTTTAACAAGGTTTTCCTATTATATTCTCAGATTTTCTCTTCCGATCAATTTCGTTTGCTTGAACTCATAACCATAATGCTCAAGGTTTAACTTTAGGGAAGTGTTTATAACACCATGTAAATTTTGCAACTCTTAAATAAATCAGCTAGGTGACTGATTATGCTATGCTTGATGctttttgattaattaatttttcttttctcattttGCTGTCTACGTGGAGTTTCTATTTGCACACACATGTTTTTCTTTGAACAGTTAAAGATTGAATTTCTTTAGTAGCAAAATACTAGGTATTTGTTATCTCCTACAATACTTCTCTTTGTTTTGTTAGTGTGTTCTTCACTATAATGTGTGACTATCCATTTATACGTATACTTTTTTACCatgttttcaaaataacatgtcaataaaaatatttgctaTGTTTTCATGGCTTAGTTATGTCTGTTGTGAGCTTGTCATTTATGtcatatagatttttttttttttttttttttttttttttttttttgtaatttaagtcatataaatttaaaaggtATAGTAGCATACATTAAGCGATAAAGATTACCACTCTCTGTGACATGatgttttattgttttcattAGATTTAGAATATTAGTTTTGTTTGTAAATGGAGATACTTAATGAATTACTAAATGCAGTAAGCCAAAGAAACATATAAATTGCAAGTCAAAGACtagaaaaattattgaaagcaAAAAATCTTTAAGAAGTTAAACATGGAAGCTtcaaactaatatttatatcaaacaaGCTAATCAAGATTAATGTAAACATCTCTAAACAAATCTAACTTCATTTTACATAGTATGTTTGTGGTTAATAATGTTAAGTgtgtttataattatatatatacatgcatataaaTCAGagttaaataatacatataattttagctaaaattttattattattatttttagttatttggtAAATTAGTCCTAATTAAATTTGCTTTTATTTGTGAACAAAAATATTCTCATGCATAGCATGGACACAATACTAGTATTCTTAATAAACGTGAAAactttagaaaatcttacttttaaaaaaaaatggagtagaTTTTTCAGAATTAGTCAGGTATCGAATTGTATATTGCTTGGTGATGGATTGTGCAAGATTGGGGGGTCTAGTGATGAAAATTAAAGTTCGAGAGGTTTGAGTGTGGGATTGAAAAGTAGGAAGAAGACTAGTGAAGTCAAAGCAAAAGCAAAATTAAAGTTATCtctagaaagagagagagagagagtcacgGCAGAATTGGTGTGGTTATAAAAGGATAAAAGCGAGTAAGAGGCGTCAATAATTCAGTTACAGTCTAAGGTTTAGAAGGAGTGAATGTATAGATTAGCTTAAAATTAATGAGAAGTAGGTAAGCAGTTAACTTCGTTAAACGAGTTGCTTTCACTTAATAAATGGTAAACCCTTTTGGGTTTTGGCTTCGGCTGTTGTGTTTCATTTATTTCTCTGTTATATCCATTTCCTATGCTCACTTTACTTACTTTTATAATCAATCTCGCTAAAGGGGGTTACGTTTAAGTTCTGTCCACGTACTTcattaaatttttggttttcaagatTCGTTCAATAAAGAAAACTTGAAGGAGATGATAGTGGAGATAcaataatactccctctgttttttaacgttagatattctagatttttcacacattttaataaaacacattaaatttgcatatttttttgtgtttatctttgtttcataattttaagccaataacAATTCAGTAagtgcaattaagttttttgaaatttgcaattaattaataaaacatgtcttgaaaatgtaaaaaatagatctttttaaaataattttttcttaaaatatgtaatattaaggaacagagggagtagtgTTTTGCTTTGCCGAAGgcaagatttttttctttataaaaaacgAAGAGACAGTATAATTGATGCCCAGTTAGGGCGACTTGGTCATAATACTGGGAAGGCTAGAAAAGTTACTAGTATTGATGTAAATCAATATTATAATCGATGTTTTGAGTACGAAATATACAATATGGATTTATTTTGTTGTCGCACGACTCACACCATATCGTCAAATGCTCGTACAAAAACTTAAGTTCCAAATTGTCTTGGTAATTTTATGTCAacttaattatttagtttttctaaAAATTGTCGTGTTTATTTGGTAGATTGCTTTGATATAAATTTACGAAATATTTGGAGAATCTCTGCAACGAGCACAACGATGAAATTATATTGTATGGGCCTGATAATGGGCTATAGGAGAGTGAACTGTTAACTGGGGGGAAAAGATAGATGGCGCCAAGCGGCAGTGTGTGATTTTCGATTTCTATCACATGACTTTCTCTCGGATTGCTCGTGACTAGATCGCTTTCTCTCCCGCACTGACCGGTTTTTCcactaccacccgcaaacgcagcttttgcggttggtagcgatTGACaacgtttcgaaacaatcatagaAACCGTTACAAATCGTTTCAAACCGTtctgaacctcttaaaatcaaaagttgGTTCTAGCTAGCGTTTGcagttgcgggaggataatttttttttttaaaagcatataaatacaaaaataaatatattcaataaaaatttaaaattggaattataaaaatactaaagtatatc
The window above is part of the Brassica napus cultivar Da-Ae chromosome C3, Da-Ae, whole genome shotgun sequence genome. Proteins encoded here:
- the LOC106360916 gene encoding protein ASPARTIC PROTEASE IN GUARD CELL 1 → MALARFFSLLSVITLSLFLFASNASSRSLSTPHKTTVLNVASSLQQTQHILSIDPTRSSLTTTTRPEFESKSIPFFPNSSSPLTLELHSRDTLLAPHHKDYKSLVLSRLERDSSRVAAIAAKVRFSVEGVNRSDLKPVYNDETMYNPEELTTPVVSGASQGSGEYFSRIGVGTPAKEMYMVLDTGSDVNWLQCKPCSDCYEQSDPVFDPAESSTYKPLTCAAPQCASLEVSTCRSNKCLYQVSYGDGSFTVGEYATDTVTFGDSGKVNDVALGCGHDNEGLFMGAAGLLGLGGGALSMTNQINATSFSYCLVDRDSGNSSSLDFNSVQIGDGDATAPLLLNKKIDTFYYVGLSGFSVGGEKVEIPSSVFEVDAAGAGGVILDCGTAVTRLQTEAYNALRDAFVKLAKDFKNATSSISLFDTCYDFSSMSSVNVPTVAFHFTGGKSIDLPAKNYLIPIDDAGTFCFAFAPTSSELSIIGNVQQQGTRITYNLENNLIGLSANKC